A portion of the Octopus sinensis unplaced genomic scaffold, ASM634580v1 Contig19020, whole genome shotgun sequence genome contains these proteins:
- the LOC115231978 gene encoding fizzy-related protein homolog: MKLCELDSPETVAAVSCSPVENVVAVSTNQGRISIYSMEEARELKSFRPHSSRVGSLSWNKTVLASGSRDKTISLLDMRCCGLMTLGSSNLDNASRWNHSTLKGHSQEVCGLRYSPDGRYLASGGNDNLLLLWDIYGNSNTPSYTFTDHKAAVKALAWSPHKRGLLASGGGTADQEIRLWNSLTGQALSNHKTESQICNMVWSKNTNELVTTHGFSFNELIVWKYPIMSPVVKLSGHTSRVLYMALSPDGRSVVTGSGDETLRFWHLFDSNPSPPRPYSVLTLENYVR; the protein is encoded by the coding sequence ATGAAACTTTGTGAGTTGGACTCACCAGAGACAGTGGCTGCAGTTTCTTGTTCTCCTGTAGAGAATGTGGTTGCTGTGTCCACAAATCAGGGGAGAATATCAATATATTCTATGGAAGAGGCACGTGAATTAAAGTCATTCAGGCCTCATTCTTCAAGAGTGGGGTCACTTTCTTGGAATAAGACAGTTTTGGCTTCCGGTTCTCGAGATAAGACTATTTCTCTGCTGGATATGCGATGTTGTGGTCTAATGACTTTAGGAAGTTCTAATTTGGACAATGCCTCTCGATGGAATCACAGTACACTCAAGGGGCATTCTCAGGAAGTCTGTGGTCTGCGCTATTCCCCCGATGGGCGCTATTTGGCTTCCGGAGGAAatgacaatttattattattgtgggaTATTTATGGAAATTCCAATACTCCCAGCTACACATTTACTGACCATAAAGCTGCTGTTAAAGCTTTGGCTTGGTCCCCCCATAAACGGGGACTTCTTGCCTCTGGAGGAGGTACTGCCGATCAGGAGATTCGGTTGTGGAATTCTCTGACTGGACAAGCTCTTTCTAATCACAAGACTGAATCTCAAATTTGTAATATGGTATGGTCAAAGAACACAAATGAGCTCGTCACTACTCATGGATTTTCTTTTAATGAGTTGATAGTATGGAAGTATCCAATAATGTCTCCGGTTGTCAAGTTATCTGGCCACACTTCTCGGGTTTTATATATGGCACTTTCTCCGGATGGAAGGAGTGTTGTCACGGGCTCGGGCGACGAAACTCTTCGTTTCTGGCACTTATTTGATTCAAATCCAAGTCCTCCTCGACCTTACTCTGTTCTTACCCTGGAAAATTACGTTCGCTAA